From the genome of Neomonachus schauinslandi chromosome 5, ASM220157v2, whole genome shotgun sequence, one region includes:
- the LOC110589835 gene encoding NFATC2-interacting protein isoform X3, with amino-acid sequence MAEPVRKRGRRPRGGGVGLGARGARGGRGRRPRVPRSPAHRTLDSEFVDLVSDSDEDILEVTTARGAADSVEDPLPEPPVPAAPRDDSDSDSEGADAPPAGAPRAPVRRRRRLLLDPGEAPVVPVYSGKVKSSLHLIPDHQSLLKLCPPEAEEEADMADSSSPHTEDAPCPDSPWKKKLRSKDAEEKTKDVFLFQDTSPLPSPLSRTKSRKHTRALQKLREVSKRLQDLRSCLSPKQRQGQDHQNQEDEVVLVEGPTLPESPRLFPLKIRCRADVVRLPVRMDSPLKTLMSRYEEAMGLSGHKLSFFFDGTKLSGKELPADLGMESGDLIEVWS; translated from the exons ATGGCGGAGCCGGTGAGGAAACGGGGCCGCCGGCCTCGGGGCGGCGGTGTCGGCCTCGGAGCTCGCGGGGCCCGGGGCGGCCGGGGCCGGCGTCCTCGCGTCCCGCGGTCTCCAGCGCATCGCACCCTGGACTCGGAGTTTGTGGACTTGGTCAGCGACAGCGATGAGGATATCCTGGAGGTCACAACGGCGCGCGGCGCCGCGGACTCGGTCGAGGACCCTCTCCCGGAGCCCCCAGTGCCGGCCGCCCCCCGGGACGACAGCGACAGTGACAGCGAAGGAGCGGACGCACCGCCTGCCGGAGCCCCGCGGGCCCCGgtcaggcggcggcggcggctgctgctgGATCCGGGGGAGGCACCGGTTGTTCCGGTGTACTCCGGGAAG GTGAAAAGCAGCCTTCATCTCATCCCGGATCACCAGTCCCTCCTGAAACTCTGTCCCCCAGAGGCTGAGGAAG agGCAGATATGGCAGACTCTAGCAGTCCCCATACCGAGGATGCCCCGTGTCCAGATTCTCCCTGGAAGAAGAAGCTGAGGAGTAAGGATGCAGAAGAGAAGACAAAGGACGTGTTTCT GTTTCAAGATACCTCTCCTTTGCCCTCACCTTTGTCAAGGACCAAAAGCAGAAAGCATACTCGGGCACTCCAGAAGTTAAG GGAGGTGAGCAAGCGCCTCCAAGATCTCCGTTCCTGCCTGAGTCCCAAGCAGCGCCAGGGCCAGGATCACCAGAACCAAGAGGATGAGGTGGTCCTGGTGGAGGGCCCCACCCTTCCAGAGAGCCCCCGACTCTTCCCGCTGAAAATCCGGTGCCGGGCTGATGTGGTCAGACTGCCCGTCCGAATG GATTCTCCTCTCAAGACCCTCATGTCCCGCTATGAGGAGGCCATGGGACTCTCAGGCCACAAGCTCTCCTTCTTCTTTGATGGGACAAAGCTTTCAGGCAAGGAGCTGCCTGCTGATCTGGGCATGGAATCCGGGGACCTCATCGAGGTCTGGAGCTGA
- the LOC110589835 gene encoding NFATC2-interacting protein isoform X2 has protein sequence MAEPVRKRGRRPRGGGVGLGARGARGGRGRRPRVPRSPAHRTLDSEFVDLVSDSDEDILEVTTARGAADSVEDPLPEPPVPAAPRDDSDSDSEGADAPPAGAPRAPVRRRRRLLLDPGEAPVVPVYSGKVKSSLHLIPDHQSLLKLCPPEAEEEADMADSSSPHTEDAPCPDSPWKKKLRSKDAEEKTKDVFLEVSKRLQDLRSCLSPKQRQGQDHQNQEDEVVLVEGPTLPESPRLFPLKIRCRADVVRLPVRMSEPLQRVVDHMATHLGVSPSRILLLFGETELSPTATPRTLKLGVADIIDCVVLASSPEASEMSHLLQLRVQGKEKHQTLEVSLSPDSPLKTLMSRYEEAMGLSGHKLSFFFDGTKLSGKELPADLGMESGDLIEVWS, from the exons ATGGCGGAGCCGGTGAGGAAACGGGGCCGCCGGCCTCGGGGCGGCGGTGTCGGCCTCGGAGCTCGCGGGGCCCGGGGCGGCCGGGGCCGGCGTCCTCGCGTCCCGCGGTCTCCAGCGCATCGCACCCTGGACTCGGAGTTTGTGGACTTGGTCAGCGACAGCGATGAGGATATCCTGGAGGTCACAACGGCGCGCGGCGCCGCGGACTCGGTCGAGGACCCTCTCCCGGAGCCCCCAGTGCCGGCCGCCCCCCGGGACGACAGCGACAGTGACAGCGAAGGAGCGGACGCACCGCCTGCCGGAGCCCCGCGGGCCCCGgtcaggcggcggcggcggctgctgctgGATCCGGGGGAGGCACCGGTTGTTCCGGTGTACTCCGGGAAG GTGAAAAGCAGCCTTCATCTCATCCCGGATCACCAGTCCCTCCTGAAACTCTGTCCCCCAGAGGCTGAGGAAG agGCAGATATGGCAGACTCTAGCAGTCCCCATACCGAGGATGCCCCGTGTCCAGATTCTCCCTGGAAGAAGAAGCTGAGGAGTAAGGATGCAGAAGAGAAGACAAAGGACGTGTTTCT GGAGGTGAGCAAGCGCCTCCAAGATCTCCGTTCCTGCCTGAGTCCCAAGCAGCGCCAGGGCCAGGATCACCAGAACCAAGAGGATGAGGTGGTCCTGGTGGAGGGCCCCACCCTTCCAGAGAGCCCCCGACTCTTCCCGCTGAAAATCCGGTGCCGGGCTGATGTGGTCAGACTGCCCGTCCGAATG TCGGAGCCCCTACAGCGTGTGGTGGACCACATGGCCACCCATCTTGGGGTGTCCCCAAGCAGGATCCTGTTGCTCTTTGGAGAGACAGAGCTGTCCCCTACCGCCACTCCCAGGACCCTAAAGCTCGGAGTGGCCGACATCATCG ACTGCGTGGTGCTAGCAAGTTCGCCCGAGGCCTCGGAGATGTCCCATCTGCTCCAGCTGCGGGTGCAGGGAAAGGAGAAACACCAGACGCTGGAAGTCTCGCTGTCTCCG GATTCTCCTCTCAAGACCCTCATGTCCCGCTATGAGGAGGCCATGGGACTCTCAGGCCACAAGCTCTCCTTCTTCTTTGATGGGACAAAGCTTTCAGGCAAGGAGCTGCCTGCTGATCTGGGCATGGAATCCGGGGACCTCATCGAGGTCTGGAGCTGA
- the LOC110589835 gene encoding NFATC2-interacting protein isoform X1 — MAEPVRKRGRRPRGGGVGLGARGARGGRGRRPRVPRSPAHRTLDSEFVDLVSDSDEDILEVTTARGAADSVEDPLPEPPVPAAPRDDSDSDSEGADAPPAGAPRAPVRRRRRLLLDPGEAPVVPVYSGKVKSSLHLIPDHQSLLKLCPPEAEEEADMADSSSPHTEDAPCPDSPWKKKLRSKDAEEKTKDVFLFQDTSPLPSPLSRTKSRKHTRALQKLREVSKRLQDLRSCLSPKQRQGQDHQNQEDEVVLVEGPTLPESPRLFPLKIRCRADVVRLPVRMSEPLQRVVDHMATHLGVSPSRILLLFGETELSPTATPRTLKLGVADIIDCVVLASSPEASEMSHLLQLRVQGKEKHQTLEVSLSPDSPLKTLMSRYEEAMGLSGHKLSFFFDGTKLSGKELPADLGMESGDLIEVWS; from the exons ATGGCGGAGCCGGTGAGGAAACGGGGCCGCCGGCCTCGGGGCGGCGGTGTCGGCCTCGGAGCTCGCGGGGCCCGGGGCGGCCGGGGCCGGCGTCCTCGCGTCCCGCGGTCTCCAGCGCATCGCACCCTGGACTCGGAGTTTGTGGACTTGGTCAGCGACAGCGATGAGGATATCCTGGAGGTCACAACGGCGCGCGGCGCCGCGGACTCGGTCGAGGACCCTCTCCCGGAGCCCCCAGTGCCGGCCGCCCCCCGGGACGACAGCGACAGTGACAGCGAAGGAGCGGACGCACCGCCTGCCGGAGCCCCGCGGGCCCCGgtcaggcggcggcggcggctgctgctgGATCCGGGGGAGGCACCGGTTGTTCCGGTGTACTCCGGGAAG GTGAAAAGCAGCCTTCATCTCATCCCGGATCACCAGTCCCTCCTGAAACTCTGTCCCCCAGAGGCTGAGGAAG agGCAGATATGGCAGACTCTAGCAGTCCCCATACCGAGGATGCCCCGTGTCCAGATTCTCCCTGGAAGAAGAAGCTGAGGAGTAAGGATGCAGAAGAGAAGACAAAGGACGTGTTTCT GTTTCAAGATACCTCTCCTTTGCCCTCACCTTTGTCAAGGACCAAAAGCAGAAAGCATACTCGGGCACTCCAGAAGTTAAG GGAGGTGAGCAAGCGCCTCCAAGATCTCCGTTCCTGCCTGAGTCCCAAGCAGCGCCAGGGCCAGGATCACCAGAACCAAGAGGATGAGGTGGTCCTGGTGGAGGGCCCCACCCTTCCAGAGAGCCCCCGACTCTTCCCGCTGAAAATCCGGTGCCGGGCTGATGTGGTCAGACTGCCCGTCCGAATG TCGGAGCCCCTACAGCGTGTGGTGGACCACATGGCCACCCATCTTGGGGTGTCCCCAAGCAGGATCCTGTTGCTCTTTGGAGAGACAGAGCTGTCCCCTACCGCCACTCCCAGGACCCTAAAGCTCGGAGTGGCCGACATCATCG ACTGCGTGGTGCTAGCAAGTTCGCCCGAGGCCTCGGAGATGTCCCATCTGCTCCAGCTGCGGGTGCAGGGAAAGGAGAAACACCAGACGCTGGAAGTCTCGCTGTCTCCG GATTCTCCTCTCAAGACCCTCATGTCCCGCTATGAGGAGGCCATGGGACTCTCAGGCCACAAGCTCTCCTTCTTCTTTGATGGGACAAAGCTTTCAGGCAAGGAGCTGCCTGCTGATCTGGGCATGGAATCCGGGGACCTCATCGAGGTCTGGAGCTGA
- the LOC110589835 gene encoding NFATC2-interacting protein isoform X4, which produces MAEPVRKRGRRPRGGGVGLGARGARGGRGRRPRVPRSPAHRTLDSEFVDLVSDSDEDILEVTTARGAADSVEDPLPEPPVPAAPRDDSDSDSEGADAPPAGAPRAPVRRRRRLLLDPGEAPVVPVYSGKVKSSLHLIPDHQSLLKLCPPEAEEDCVVLASSPEASEMSHLLQLRVQGKEKHQTLEVSLSPDSPLKTLMSRYEEAMGLSGHKLSFFFDGTKLSGKELPADLGMESGDLIEVWS; this is translated from the exons ATGGCGGAGCCGGTGAGGAAACGGGGCCGCCGGCCTCGGGGCGGCGGTGTCGGCCTCGGAGCTCGCGGGGCCCGGGGCGGCCGGGGCCGGCGTCCTCGCGTCCCGCGGTCTCCAGCGCATCGCACCCTGGACTCGGAGTTTGTGGACTTGGTCAGCGACAGCGATGAGGATATCCTGGAGGTCACAACGGCGCGCGGCGCCGCGGACTCGGTCGAGGACCCTCTCCCGGAGCCCCCAGTGCCGGCCGCCCCCCGGGACGACAGCGACAGTGACAGCGAAGGAGCGGACGCACCGCCTGCCGGAGCCCCGCGGGCCCCGgtcaggcggcggcggcggctgctgctgGATCCGGGGGAGGCACCGGTTGTTCCGGTGTACTCCGGGAAG GTGAAAAGCAGCCTTCATCTCATCCCGGATCACCAGTCCCTCCTGAAACTCTGTCCCCCAGAGGCTGAGGAAG ACTGCGTGGTGCTAGCAAGTTCGCCCGAGGCCTCGGAGATGTCCCATCTGCTCCAGCTGCGGGTGCAGGGAAAGGAGAAACACCAGACGCTGGAAGTCTCGCTGTCTCCG GATTCTCCTCTCAAGACCCTCATGTCCCGCTATGAGGAGGCCATGGGACTCTCAGGCCACAAGCTCTCCTTCTTCTTTGATGGGACAAAGCTTTCAGGCAAGGAGCTGCCTGCTGATCTGGGCATGGAATCCGGGGACCTCATCGAGGTCTGGAGCTGA